The Temnothorax longispinosus isolate EJ_2023e chromosome 7, Tlon_JGU_v1, whole genome shotgun sequence genome contains a region encoding:
- the LOC139817045 gene encoding cyclin-L2-like isoform X1: MNAKENSTAPTTKGTNASNAPNNAKPYGKIVLTLQNCLLPDEKLNSTPSHSDGLDAETETDLRILGCELIQTAGILLKLPQVAMATGQVIFQRFYYSKSLVRHNMETTAMGCICLASKIEEAPRRIRDVINVFNHIKQVSSQKAIQPVILDQNYVALKNQVIKSERRVLKELGFCVHVKHPHKIIVMYLQVLGYEKNRTLMQQSWNYMNDSLRSDVFLRYQPETVACACVYLAARQLQLPLPTSPAWFSLFRVSESAIKDVCRRILRLYSRPRVRPEQLEKRVEELRRQYEEARTKARGGDVDGHTPSPPLPKHHNAWGGFISRSGTHAAPERTKSPRRSKSPSTSPSRGEEQKYPSKRKRHSRSRSRSHSHSRSSKPKKTQRRRSGSHKSSRRSRSYRSRSRSRDRDLEKSSKHRSKRRRLH; the protein is encoded by the exons ATGAACGCGAAGGAGAATTCGACGGCGCCAACGACGAAAGGCACGAACGCGTCGAACGCGCCAAACAACGCGAAGCCCTACGGCAAGATCGTATTAACGTTGCAAAACTGTCTCCTGCCCGACGAGAAACTCAACTCCACCCCGTCGCATTCGGATGGTCTTGATGCGGAAACCGAAACGGACTTGCGGATACTGGGATGCGAACTCATACAGACGGCCGGCATTCTGCTAAAATTACCGCAG GTTGCAATGGCCACCGGGCAAGTAATATTCCAACGGTTTTATTATAGCAAATCTTTAGTTAGGCACAATATGGAAACAACTGCGATGGGTTGCATCTGCTTAGCCAGCAAAATCGAGGAAGCACCTAGGCGCATCAGGGATGTGATCAATGTTTTTAATCACATAAAACAGGTCTCCAGCCAAAA AGCGATACAACCTGTGATTCTCGATCAGAATTACGTAGCTCTGAAGAATCAGGTGATCAAGTCAGAGAGAAGAGTGTTGAAAGAATTGGGTTTCTGCGTTCATGTAAAACACCCTCACAAGATCATAGTCATGTATTTGCAAGTGTTGGGATACGAGAAGAATCGCACGCTGATGCAGCAAAGCTGGAACTACATGAATGATTCGTTGCGCTCCGATGTGTTCTTACGTTATCAGCCAGAAACAGTGGCATGCGCGTGCGTTTATTTGGCCGCTCGTCAATTGCAGCTGCCTCTACCCACGTCACCCGCTTGGTTCTCGCTGTTCAGAGTCAGCGAGTCGGCAATCAAAGACGTGTGTCGGCGTATATTACGTCTTTACTCGCGACCTCGCGTAAGACCCGAGCAGTTGGAGAAACGCGTCGAGGAATTGCGACGTCAATATGAAGAGGCCAGAACCAAAGCGCGCGGCGGAGACGTTGACGGGCATACGCCGAGTCCACCATTGCCGAAACATCACAACGCCTGGGGTGGATTCATCAGTCGCAGTGGCACGCATGCAGCTCCCGAAAGAACAAAATCACCTAG GCGCTCAAAATCTCCGAGTACTTCCCCATCGCGAGGCGAAGAACAAAAGTATCCCAGTAAGCGAAAAAGGCATAGCAGAAGTAGATCCCGAAGTCACAGTCACAGTAGGTCCAGCAAACCCAAAAAGACGCAGCGAAGACGATCAGGTAGCCACAAGTCGTCACGAAGATCCCGTAGTTACAGATCACGGAGTCGATCACGGGACAGGGATTTGGAGAAATCGAGCAAACACCGTAGTAAGCGTAGACGACTACACTAA
- the LOC139817045 gene encoding cyclin-L1-like isoform X2: MCCTAKSKCGNGNISACVPKGKSLVRHNMETTAMGCICLASKIEEAPRRIRDVINVFNHIKQVSSQKAIQPVILDQNYVALKNQVIKSERRVLKELGFCVHVKHPHKIIVMYLQVLGYEKNRTLMQQSWNYMNDSLRSDVFLRYQPETVACACVYLAARQLQLPLPTSPAWFSLFRVSESAIKDVCRRILRLYSRPRVRPEQLEKRVEELRRQYEEARTKARGGDVDGHTPSPPLPKHHNAWGGFISRSGTHAAPERTKSPRRSKSPSTSPSRGEEQKYPSKRKRHSRSRSRSHSHSRSSKPKKTQRRRSGSHKSSRRSRSYRSRSRSRDRDLEKSSKHRSKRRRLH, from the exons ATGTGTTGCACAGCAAAATCCAAGTGCGGCAACGGAAATATCTCTGCTTGTGTCCCTAAAGG CAAATCTTTAGTTAGGCACAATATGGAAACAACTGCGATGGGTTGCATCTGCTTAGCCAGCAAAATCGAGGAAGCACCTAGGCGCATCAGGGATGTGATCAATGTTTTTAATCACATAAAACAGGTCTCCAGCCAAAA AGCGATACAACCTGTGATTCTCGATCAGAATTACGTAGCTCTGAAGAATCAGGTGATCAAGTCAGAGAGAAGAGTGTTGAAAGAATTGGGTTTCTGCGTTCATGTAAAACACCCTCACAAGATCATAGTCATGTATTTGCAAGTGTTGGGATACGAGAAGAATCGCACGCTGATGCAGCAAAGCTGGAACTACATGAATGATTCGTTGCGCTCCGATGTGTTCTTACGTTATCAGCCAGAAACAGTGGCATGCGCGTGCGTTTATTTGGCCGCTCGTCAATTGCAGCTGCCTCTACCCACGTCACCCGCTTGGTTCTCGCTGTTCAGAGTCAGCGAGTCGGCAATCAAAGACGTGTGTCGGCGTATATTACGTCTTTACTCGCGACCTCGCGTAAGACCCGAGCAGTTGGAGAAACGCGTCGAGGAATTGCGACGTCAATATGAAGAGGCCAGAACCAAAGCGCGCGGCGGAGACGTTGACGGGCATACGCCGAGTCCACCATTGCCGAAACATCACAACGCCTGGGGTGGATTCATCAGTCGCAGTGGCACGCATGCAGCTCCCGAAAGAACAAAATCACCTAG GCGCTCAAAATCTCCGAGTACTTCCCCATCGCGAGGCGAAGAACAAAAGTATCCCAGTAAGCGAAAAAGGCATAGCAGAAGTAGATCCCGAAGTCACAGTCACAGTAGGTCCAGCAAACCCAAAAAGACGCAGCGAAGACGATCAGGTAGCCACAAGTCGTCACGAAGATCCCGTAGTTACAGATCACGGAGTCGATCACGGGACAGGGATTTGGAGAAATCGAGCAAACACCGTAGTAAGCGTAGACGACTACACTAA
- the LOC139817045 gene encoding cyclin-L1-like isoform X3 — MATGQVIFQRFYYSKSLVRHNMETTAMGCICLASKIEEAPRRIRDVINVFNHIKQVSSQKAIQPVILDQNYVALKNQVIKSERRVLKELGFCVHVKHPHKIIVMYLQVLGYEKNRTLMQQSWNYMNDSLRSDVFLRYQPETVACACVYLAARQLQLPLPTSPAWFSLFRVSESAIKDVCRRILRLYSRPRVRPEQLEKRVEELRRQYEEARTKARGGDVDGHTPSPPLPKHHNAWGGFISRSGTHAAPERTKSPRRSKSPSTSPSRGEEQKYPSKRKRHSRSRSRSHSHSRSSKPKKTQRRRSGSHKSSRRSRSYRSRSRSRDRDLEKSSKHRSKRRRLH, encoded by the exons ATGGCCACCGGGCAAGTAATATTCCAACGGTTTTATTATAGCAAATCTTTAGTTAGGCACAATATGGAAACAACTGCGATGGGTTGCATCTGCTTAGCCAGCAAAATCGAGGAAGCACCTAGGCGCATCAGGGATGTGATCAATGTTTTTAATCACATAAAACAGGTCTCCAGCCAAAA AGCGATACAACCTGTGATTCTCGATCAGAATTACGTAGCTCTGAAGAATCAGGTGATCAAGTCAGAGAGAAGAGTGTTGAAAGAATTGGGTTTCTGCGTTCATGTAAAACACCCTCACAAGATCATAGTCATGTATTTGCAAGTGTTGGGATACGAGAAGAATCGCACGCTGATGCAGCAAAGCTGGAACTACATGAATGATTCGTTGCGCTCCGATGTGTTCTTACGTTATCAGCCAGAAACAGTGGCATGCGCGTGCGTTTATTTGGCCGCTCGTCAATTGCAGCTGCCTCTACCCACGTCACCCGCTTGGTTCTCGCTGTTCAGAGTCAGCGAGTCGGCAATCAAAGACGTGTGTCGGCGTATATTACGTCTTTACTCGCGACCTCGCGTAAGACCCGAGCAGTTGGAGAAACGCGTCGAGGAATTGCGACGTCAATATGAAGAGGCCAGAACCAAAGCGCGCGGCGGAGACGTTGACGGGCATACGCCGAGTCCACCATTGCCGAAACATCACAACGCCTGGGGTGGATTCATCAGTCGCAGTGGCACGCATGCAGCTCCCGAAAGAACAAAATCACCTAG GCGCTCAAAATCTCCGAGTACTTCCCCATCGCGAGGCGAAGAACAAAAGTATCCCAGTAAGCGAAAAAGGCATAGCAGAAGTAGATCCCGAAGTCACAGTCACAGTAGGTCCAGCAAACCCAAAAAGACGCAGCGAAGACGATCAGGTAGCCACAAGTCGTCACGAAGATCCCGTAGTTACAGATCACGGAGTCGATCACGGGACAGGGATTTGGAGAAATCGAGCAAACACCGTAGTAAGCGTAGACGACTACACTAA